The Fibrobacterota bacterium genome has a segment encoding these proteins:
- a CDS encoding chitobiase/beta-hexosaminidase C-terminal domain-containing protein, producing MKRTIAFLILALALPTLAQSDPPSAPVADPDPATVNPFFESVSVTLTAGPSATEIRWDTGSATIPLLATEGKSYDGSPIVIHSTTVLRTAAYYPSDPLLPMTANYSYLRDAKPSIAFTSPTTGQSFHVGQTIHIAANASDADGPTPLTVRFSYRVSGGTAWTDSTPVKGTSTSYVTDWITDGTSPTGTVQLRAIATDPKGAADTSTMSITIAANKAPTVTMTSPANNSSYLAPASIKLTASPADADGNVTKVEFYKAAAAPGTWTLLGAVSAAPWTLNLTGLPESTYTFHAVAYDNGTPVLTGTSASVIANVVKNNPPAVSITFPQNGKTYYAPFDTSVVATATDADGGMAKVDFYDGIALEATDSASPWTYKHNYLAGSYTLTATATDSLNASTTSAPVSFTVINNTKPTAKTGKDTAIVQPQSCQLNGSGSSDPEGTTLHYKWSGPTGVTFSNDTAANPIAQFPANGTGGFAIQLKVTDRGIPALSDSVKMTVTVWAKPIITSPLTAGAVANQNFTYTLTASGFPTPTLDAPAATRPAWLNYNATTSTLSGKPTAQGSFNVGLIAKDTAGTDSKTLVITVGDSLYKPSITSALSATAKVGTGFTYAIAARGNPSNFTYTVTGLPTGLSVSGATISGTPTASGNFTVSITVTNSLGSDQKNLALTVNQDLKITQDLPDSLPSVFDKGSANFFVQASGFPNPSYQWQFSSSSATTGFVAVGNNSNGYNINPVSTASTGWYRVIVKNGSSPDLTSKSCYLKVKPLPAPVKIIQNPTAQVAVVGDKVQFKAKATGEPLPLSYRWFKGYPSRTAITASKADDTVLTLDSVTIGMSTVYSVRATSTNFPADTNNASYYAWSDTVRLSVQLPKLAKPTASPAGGSIYSPTQVTIAPPVPAATIWYTLNGVDPVQGAPNLQYAGGAILIDSTRTLKARAYYPNVYRASDVMTEVYTMTAQNKSAKPIIGPADSVFTGTLTVTMSAPDGSDIYYTMDGSDPLASNSKYPQGGIVITGTTQVNAVAKKAGLLPSDTASKLFTLAKPKPKVLTPEFSPDGGSFSGSLSVRIVCPTPNAILHYTLDGKDPDTSSPVLAGAGLTLTKTTEVKVIGMLKDYGNSDIVTRDFHLGPGSIVASPPGDTIFKDSLRVKLTVTPADAVIHFTVDGSAPNDQSPIFPVVGLPLTTTTTLTAIAYLGSQPGNPQTFGYTLNHGPLITPIPITANNALTFKDTLTVGLQSTPGATIYYTLDGSEPAIIPANQYQKPIVLSRTTTLQAIAVENGFDNSKVLVATYTLVPEKPEMKPPGGSYPFPLIVRLSSTSHSASIYYTLDGSAPTPGTGIPYAGDTAIRIVSAATLKAVAVAGNIASEIASETYSATLISDTTLAPGHTLFLDGGYTLRNPEDQQATAKVHIGSPFSSGLVGFDAVQYTLNLSLAGAGAVPQAFPNLMFTTPPSEKRSLYKVEPSGKIFFVTSADTVTLGAGTYFMGIDTLPPTIAYAPESFDEKDSTRVGFTIHDNVSNLSYNLNRNDDSTRDVSGGFLSSDQAIAAQLKNPAGVLKPLFVQLIVTDYRQTAYFPAGDAHAMLPLAQRLSPLQGPAAWKIGARANSLYDFMAIPLDLNPPLTLDGLRALNPKAQIEATGYDGSAKKFSALAGGTPLQAGQGYWIAARSPVTSLRMDHAETSRGNGKATFTIVLHKGWNQISNPHLETLYWPFSRALDTYRSFTIKGLWGYDPALATPDYVQSDSLVPWRGYFVYNYNGDTAVPLLTRPATSIMPAPPAGKSAAAGRIQLAMGWDGRTSLRLGADAGSQDGLGTEDEEALPQRGDRFLRAMRDGRALASDWVRLDGGVVQRWRVEFGSAGDSLPSLRIADLSLPAGDEAWAFSASRKMKFPILPGAEIPASGLSRDSLIVVAGPKDKIAALDLTKEFSAIAPELDAKVTMAPDGFRLRMALPSRAHIRATAWSLRGTRLGTLTTGMLSEGTYDFAFGKDFSDRPARLDPGMYVLLVEVRGQDLSARLSRKVLISR from the coding sequence TTGAAGAGAACTATCGCCTTTCTAATCCTGGCCTTGGCATTGCCCACCCTGGCGCAATCCGATCCCCCCAGCGCACCCGTCGCCGACCCCGATCCGGCTACCGTCAATCCTTTCTTCGAATCGGTATCCGTCACCTTGACCGCGGGCCCCAGCGCCACGGAAATCCGTTGGGATACCGGCTCCGCCACCATTCCTCTACTTGCCACCGAAGGGAAGTCATACGATGGGAGCCCCATCGTTATCCATAGCACGACCGTACTGAGGACGGCGGCCTATTATCCCTCGGACCCCCTGCTTCCGATGACGGCGAACTACTCCTACCTCCGCGACGCCAAGCCGTCCATCGCCTTTACTTCGCCTACGACGGGCCAATCGTTCCACGTTGGCCAGACGATCCATATCGCCGCCAATGCGAGCGATGCCGACGGCCCTACCCCGCTCACCGTCCGCTTCTCGTACCGCGTCAGCGGCGGAACGGCGTGGACCGATTCGACTCCCGTGAAGGGTACGTCCACGTCCTACGTGACCGATTGGATCACGGACGGGACCTCGCCCACAGGGACGGTGCAGTTGCGCGCCATCGCGACGGACCCGAAAGGCGCGGCCGATACATCGACCATGTCGATTACCATCGCGGCCAACAAGGCCCCCACGGTAACCATGACCTCGCCGGCCAATAACTCGTCCTACCTCGCCCCGGCGTCCATTAAACTCACGGCCTCCCCGGCCGATGCCGATGGGAACGTCACCAAGGTGGAGTTCTACAAGGCGGCCGCCGCGCCGGGCACTTGGACTCTGCTGGGCGCCGTCAGCGCGGCTCCATGGACATTGAATCTTACCGGTTTGCCGGAGAGCACCTACACTTTCCATGCCGTCGCCTACGACAACGGCACTCCCGTTTTGACGGGGACCTCCGCTTCGGTTATCGCGAATGTCGTAAAGAACAATCCTCCCGCGGTCTCGATTACCTTCCCGCAAAACGGGAAGACCTACTACGCGCCTTTCGACACCAGCGTAGTGGCTACCGCGACGGATGCCGATGGAGGCATGGCCAAGGTCGACTTCTACGACGGGATCGCCCTGGAAGCCACCGACAGCGCCTCGCCTTGGACCTACAAGCATAATTACCTGGCCGGGAGCTATACCCTGACCGCGACGGCTACCGACTCCCTTAACGCATCGACGACCTCGGCGCCGGTCAGCTTCACCGTGATCAACAACACCAAGCCCACGGCGAAAACCGGGAAGGATACCGCGATCGTACAGCCCCAATCCTGCCAGCTGAACGGCAGCGGTTCATCGGATCCGGAAGGGACCACGCTCCACTATAAATGGTCGGGGCCGACGGGCGTCACCTTCAGCAACGATACCGCAGCCAACCCTATCGCGCAATTCCCGGCCAACGGCACCGGCGGCTTCGCCATCCAGCTTAAGGTGACCGACCGGGGCATCCCCGCCCTCTCCGACTCGGTTAAAATGACGGTGACGGTGTGGGCCAAGCCGATTATCACCAGCCCGCTCACCGCGGGGGCCGTGGCGAACCAGAATTTCACCTACACCCTCACTGCCTCGGGCTTTCCTACCCCCACCCTCGATGCGCCCGCCGCCACCCGGCCCGCCTGGCTCAATTACAACGCCACGACCAGCACGCTTTCGGGCAAACCCACCGCCCAAGGCTCGTTCAATGTCGGACTCATCGCGAAGGACACCGCGGGGACCGACTCCAAGACCCTGGTCATTACGGTGGGCGACTCCCTGTACAAACCTTCCATCACGAGCGCCCTTTCCGCCACGGCGAAGGTCGGTACCGGTTTCACTTATGCCATTGCCGCGCGCGGAAATCCATCCAACTTCACTTATACCGTCACCGGCCTGCCAACGGGGCTTTCGGTCTCCGGCGCGACCATCAGCGGGACGCCCACGGCTTCCGGCAATTTCACCGTTTCCATTACCGTGACCAACAGCCTGGGATCGGATCAGAAGAACCTGGCGCTGACGGTGAACCAGGATCTGAAAATAACCCAGGATCTCCCGGATAGCCTGCCCTCGGTGTTCGACAAGGGTTCGGCCAACTTCTTCGTCCAGGCTTCGGGATTTCCGAACCCGTCGTACCAGTGGCAATTCAGTTCCAGCTCGGCGACCACGGGCTTCGTCGCGGTGGGGAACAACTCCAACGGCTACAACATCAATCCCGTCTCCACGGCGTCCACCGGATGGTACCGGGTGATCGTCAAGAACGGATCGAGTCCCGATCTCACCAGCAAATCCTGTTACCTGAAGGTGAAGCCCTTGCCCGCTCCGGTGAAGATCATCCAGAACCCGACCGCCCAGGTGGCGGTGGTGGGCGATAAGGTGCAATTCAAGGCCAAAGCCACCGGAGAGCCGCTCCCCTTGTCTTATCGCTGGTTCAAGGGATACCCGTCCCGGACGGCCATCACCGCTTCCAAAGCCGACGATACGGTCCTGACCCTCGATTCGGTCACCATCGGGATGAGTACCGTTTACAGCGTGCGCGCGACTTCGACCAATTTCCCGGCGGACACCAACAACGCATCCTACTATGCCTGGAGCGATACCGTTAGGCTCTCGGTGCAATTGCCGAAACTGGCCAAGCCGACGGCAAGTCCGGCGGGGGGCTCGATTTACTCCCCCACCCAGGTTACCATCGCCCCACCCGTGCCGGCCGCGACCATCTGGTATACCCTGAACGGCGTGGATCCGGTCCAGGGAGCCCCCAACCTACAGTACGCGGGCGGAGCCATCTTGATCGATTCCACCCGAACTCTCAAGGCGAGGGCTTACTACCCTAACGTGTATCGGGCCAGCGACGTGATGACGGAAGTCTATACCATGACCGCCCAGAACAAATCGGCCAAGCCCATCATCGGTCCCGCCGATTCGGTGTTCACGGGCACGCTGACCGTTACCATGTCCGCGCCGGACGGGAGCGATATCTACTACACCATGGACGGAAGCGATCCGCTGGCTTCCAACTCCAAATATCCGCAGGGTGGGATCGTTATCACCGGCACCACGCAGGTGAACGCCGTGGCCAAGAAGGCGGGTTTACTCCCGTCCGACACGGCCTCGAAACTCTTCACCTTGGCCAAACCGAAGCCGAAAGTGCTCACGCCCGAATTCTCGCCCGATGGAGGCTCATTCTCCGGGTCCTTGTCCGTGAGGATCGTTTGCCCGACCCCCAACGCGATACTGCACTATACCCTCGACGGGAAGGATCCGGATACCAGCAGCCCCGTGCTCGCCGGCGCTGGCCTCACCCTCACGAAGACCACCGAGGTCAAGGTGATCGGGATGCTGAAGGACTACGGGAACAGCGATATCGTTACGCGGGATTTCCATCTCGGGCCGGGATCCATCGTGGCATCCCCTCCCGGTGACACGATTTTCAAAGACTCCCTCCGAGTGAAGCTGACGGTTACCCCCGCGGATGCGGTCATCCACTTTACGGTGGATGGGAGCGCGCCAAATGATCAGTCCCCCATCTTTCCCGTCGTGGGCCTGCCGCTCACCACGACAACGACCCTCACCGCCATCGCCTATCTGGGGAGCCAGCCGGGGAATCCGCAAACCTTCGGTTATACCCTGAACCATGGCCCGCTCATCACGCCTATCCCCATCACGGCCAATAACGCCCTCACCTTCAAGGACACCTTGACGGTAGGATTGCAATCGACGCCGGGAGCCACCATCTACTATACCCTAGACGGTTCGGAGCCGGCCATCATCCCCGCCAACCAATACCAGAAGCCTATCGTCTTGAGCCGGACCACCACCTTGCAAGCGATCGCGGTAGAGAACGGTTTCGATAACAGCAAGGTATTGGTGGCCACTTATACCTTGGTGCCTGAGAAGCCCGAAATGAAACCGCCGGGCGGGTCCTATCCCTTCCCCCTCATCGTCCGCCTTTCCTCCACGTCGCATTCCGCCAGCATCTACTATACGCTGGACGGCAGCGCGCCCACGCCCGGGACGGGGATCCCCTACGCGGGCGATACCGCTATCCGGATCGTATCCGCGGCGACGCTGAAGGCGGTGGCGGTGGCCGGGAACATCGCCAGCGAAATCGCCTCGGAGACCTACAGCGCGACCTTGATCAGCGATACCACCTTGGCTCCCGGGCATACCCTTTTCCTGGACGGGGGCTACACCCTGCGCAATCCGGAGGACCAGCAAGCAACGGCGAAAGTGCATATCGGCAGCCCGTTCTCCTCGGGATTGGTCGGCTTCGACGCGGTACAATACACGCTCAACCTTTCCCTTGCCGGCGCCGGCGCGGTCCCGCAAGCGTTCCCCAATCTGATGTTCACGACTCCCCCTTCGGAAAAGCGGTCCCTTTACAAAGTGGAGCCCTCCGGGAAGATCTTCTTCGTTACGTCCGCCGATACCGTGACCTTGGGCGCGGGCACCTATTTCATGGGCATAGATACCCTGCCCCCGACCATCGCCTATGCGCCCGAATCCTTCGATGAAAAGGATTCCACGCGGGTGGGCTTCACCATCCACGATAACGTTTCCAACCTGAGCTACAATCTCAACCGCAACGACGATTCCACCCGCGACGTTTCGGGTGGCTTCCTTTCCAGCGATCAGGCCATCGCGGCCCAGCTGAAAAATCCCGCGGGCGTATTGAAGCCGCTCTTCGTGCAGTTGATCGTCACCGATTACCGGCAGACGGCCTATTTCCCGGCGGGAGACGCGCATGCCATGCTTCCCCTGGCCCAGAGGCTGAGCCCATTGCAAGGGCCGGCGGCGTGGAAGATCGGGGCGCGCGCGAATTCCCTGTACGATTTCATGGCCATCCCCCTCGACCTCAATCCTCCCCTCACGCTCGATGGCCTGCGCGCTTTGAATCCGAAGGCGCAAATCGAAGCGACCGGCTACGATGGCAGCGCGAAGAAATTTTCCGCCTTGGCCGGAGGCACCCCATTGCAAGCCGGCCAGGGGTATTGGATCGCGGCGCGTTCGCCCGTTACCTCCTTACGTATGGACCATGCCGAGACATCCCGCGGCAATGGCAAAGCGACCTTCACCATCGTCCTGCACAAGGGCTGGAACCAGATCTCCAACCCGCACCTGGAAACGTTGTACTGGCCCTTCTCCCGGGCCTTGGATACCTATCGCAGCTTCACGATCAAGGGCTTGTGGGGCTATGATCCCGCTCTCGCGACTCCCGATTACGTACAATCCGATTCATTGGTCCCTTGGCGCGGTTACTTCGTCTATAACTACAACGGCGATACCGCCGTCCCGCTCTTGACCCGGCCCGCTACCTCGATCATGCCGGCCCCTCCCGCCGGCAAGAGCGCGGCCGCGGGCCGCATCCAATTGGCGATGGGATGGGACGGGCGAACGAGCCTGCGTTTGGGCGCCGATGCCGGGTCCCAAGACGGATTGGGCACCGAGGATGAGGAAGCGCTTCCGCAGCGCGGCGACCGTTTTCTGCGGGCCATGCGCGATGGCCGCGCCCTCGCTTCCGATTGGGTCCGGCTGGATGGCGGAGTGGTGCAACGCTGGCGCGTGGAATTCGGAAGCGCGGGCGACTCGTTGCCATCCCTGCGTATCGCCGATTTATCCTTGCCCGCGGGAGACGAGGCCTGGGCCTTTTCCGCTTCCCGTAAAATGAAGTTCCCCATCCTTCCCGGCGCGGAAATCCCGGCTTCCGGGTTGTCGCGCGATAGCCTCATCGTGGTCGCCGGCCCCAAGGACAAGATCGCCGCCTTGGATTTGACGAAGGAGTTCTCCGCGATCGCGCCCGAGCTGGACGCCAAGGTGACCATGGCCCCTGACGGCTTCCGCCTGCGGATGGCCCTGCCTTCCCGCGCCCACATCCGCGCGACGGCCTGGTCCCTGCGGGGAACCCGCCTCGGCACCCTTACCACCGGGATGCTTTCGGAAGGCACGTATGATTTCGCCTTCGGAAAGGATTTTTCCGACCGCCCCGCCCGCCTCGACCCCGGCATGTACGTCCTTTTGGTGGAAGTACGCGGCCAGGATCTCTCCGCGCGTTTGAGCCGTAAGGTCCTCATCTCCCGCTAA
- a CDS encoding ABC transporter ATP-binding protein produces the protein MNPAIDCRALELDYGSGTRIGPLTISIPQGACVALVGENGAGKSSFIHMLLGLRPPSGGAASLFGEPAMHSRSRRGIGYLQEAVDFPERARAQDLIVLHERLIGLEGRSRAEVESYLDGFGLELSGKPIRAYSKGMKQRLALALAMLDCGRLLILDEPNSGLDPVGIAMLRSKLDGLKAEGVTLLISTHRLAEVMHLADQVLVLHKGKVAGESPMSDFADFDAFERYFLERVR, from the coding sequence GTGAATCCCGCCATCGATTGCCGCGCGCTCGAGTTGGACTACGGCAGCGGCACGCGCATCGGGCCGCTTACGATCTCGATCCCGCAGGGAGCCTGCGTGGCCTTGGTAGGGGAGAACGGGGCGGGCAAATCGTCCTTCATCCACATGTTGCTCGGCTTGCGTCCGCCTTCGGGCGGCGCGGCATCGCTCTTCGGCGAGCCGGCCATGCACTCGCGTTCGCGGCGCGGCATTGGCTATTTGCAGGAAGCGGTGGATTTCCCCGAGCGTGCGCGGGCGCAGGATCTCATCGTCCTCCACGAACGTTTGATCGGGCTCGAGGGGCGATCGCGCGCCGAGGTGGAGTCCTATCTCGACGGCTTCGGCCTGGAGTTGAGCGGCAAACCCATCCGCGCGTATTCCAAGGGGATGAAGCAGAGGCTGGCCTTGGCTCTGGCCATGCTCGATTGCGGCCGGCTGCTGATCCTGGACGAGCCCAACAGCGGCCTCGATCCGGTGGGCATCGCCATGCTGCGGTCCAAACTGGACGGGCTCAAGGCCGAGGGGGTCACCCTCCTCATTTCCACCCATAGGCTGGCGGAAGTGATGCACCTGGCGGATCAGGTCCTGGTCCTGCACAAGGGCAAGGTCGCGGGCGAAAGCCCCATGTCCGATTTCGCGGACTTCGACGCCTTCGAACGCTATTTCCTGGAGCGGGTGCGATGA
- a CDS encoding YkgJ family cysteine cluster protein, with amino-acid sequence MAGPAPQGAPRMLRIDIRTRYGALQGNLAVPPGGMRLAELAANLMALDDRMVGMAAKAEAQAGRAVTCSKGCGACCRQAVPLSPAEAWMLADHVAAFPAEKREAVLGRFAQARERLFQAGFAERSLQGAGKAALERLAVDYFRLGIPCPFLEAEACSIHPQRPSACREFLAVSPAEYCSDPGSRPVRNVPMAASVTDALSRLCATLLGGEPTTVPLALALEWAAANRDEGRLSFDALLLMESFFGILAAAVGKPA; translated from the coding sequence ATGGCCGGTCCCGCTCCCCAGGGCGCGCCCCGCATGCTGCGCATCGACATCCGCACCCGCTACGGCGCCTTGCAGGGTAACCTCGCGGTTCCTCCCGGCGGGATGCGCTTGGCGGAGCTCGCCGCGAATCTGATGGCGCTGGACGACCGGATGGTCGGCATGGCCGCGAAAGCGGAGGCCCAAGCCGGCCGGGCGGTCACCTGCTCCAAAGGGTGCGGCGCCTGTTGCAGGCAGGCGGTGCCCCTCTCCCCCGCCGAAGCCTGGATGCTGGCGGATCATGTGGCCGCCTTCCCGGCGGAAAAACGCGAGGCCGTCCTAGGCCGGTTCGCGCAGGCCCGCGAGCGCCTGTTCCAGGCGGGTTTCGCGGAGCGATCGTTGCAAGGCGCCGGCAAGGCTGCGCTGGAAAGGTTGGCCGTGGATTATTTCCGGTTGGGAATACCCTGCCCCTTCCTCGAAGCGGAAGCCTGCTCCATCCATCCCCAACGGCCATCGGCGTGCCGCGAGTTCCTCGCGGTCTCCCCGGCCGAATACTGTTCCGATCCCGGAAGCCGTCCCGTCCGTAACGTGCCCATGGCCGCCAGCGTGACCGATGCGCTCTCGCGCTTATGCGCGACCCTGCTGGGCGGCGAACCGACCACCGTTCCCTTGGCCTTGGCGCTGGAGTGGGCCGCCGCCAATCGCGATGAGGGCCGCCTGAGCTTCGACGCCCTGCTCCTGATGGAATCCTTCTTCGGCATCCTGGCCGCCGCCGTGGGTAAGCCCGCATGA
- a CDS encoding HAMP domain-containing histidine kinase: MKTAFSIVAFVVAAAMVITLLVFWNIYMISDYHTIRELYQMTHGTMEVPARARWTVLILGITFFSLVLVVLSIFFAAFLRAARFRREQKDFVNMMTHELKLPMSSIQMFAQTLRQREPSPEDRIRFLDAILKDCLRMNLLLDHLLKSQLIEKGRMPVNRKLVGLREFVEDFARKWPRPLSIRLSADAQARVDPVLLDLAITNLVNNAEKYGRGSVPELGLDVDGRLARLSVKDAGSPIPKKYARKIFKRFFRMPNRDTRRENGVGLGLYIVKSIARLHGGRIDLETSGLEAGAAWRGNRFTLVLPRAEERP, from the coding sequence ATGAAGACCGCCTTCTCCATCGTGGCCTTCGTGGTGGCGGCCGCCATGGTCATCACCTTGCTGGTGTTCTGGAACATCTACATGATTTCGGATTACCATACCATCCGGGAGCTCTACCAGATGACGCACGGCACCATGGAAGTGCCGGCCCGGGCGCGTTGGACCGTGCTCATCCTGGGCATCACCTTCTTCTCCTTGGTGCTGGTGGTGCTGTCCATCTTCTTCGCCGCTTTCCTGCGGGCGGCGCGCTTCCGGCGGGAGCAGAAGGATTTCGTCAACATGATGACGCATGAGCTGAAGCTGCCCATGTCGTCCATCCAGATGTTCGCCCAGACCTTGCGGCAGCGCGAGCCGTCGCCGGAAGATCGCATCCGCTTCCTGGATGCCATCCTCAAGGATTGCCTGCGGATGAATCTGCTCCTCGATCACCTGCTGAAATCGCAGCTAATCGAGAAGGGCCGCATGCCCGTCAACCGCAAGCTCGTGGGCCTGCGCGAGTTCGTGGAGGATTTCGCCCGGAAGTGGCCGCGGCCGTTGTCGATACGCCTTTCCGCAGACGCCCAAGCCAGGGTCGATCCGGTGCTGCTGGATTTGGCCATCACCAACCTGGTCAACAATGCCGAGAAGTACGGCCGGGGCAGCGTTCCCGAGTTGGGCTTGGACGTCGACGGCCGTCTCGCGCGCCTGAGCGTGAAGGATGCGGGATCGCCCATCCCCAAGAAGTACGCCCGCAAGATCTTCAAACGTTTCTTCCGCATGCCCAACCGCGATACGCGCCGGGAGAACGGCGTGGGGCTGGGATTATACATCGTGAAATCCATCGCCCGCCTCCATGGCGGCCGCATCGACCTGGAAACCTCCGGTTTGGAAGCGGGCGCTGCCTGGAGGGGCAACCGATTCACCCTGGTCCTGCCGCGAGCCGAGGAGCGCCCATGA
- a CDS encoding response regulator transcription factor, with protein MTNRILLIEDDRNMAMGLEFNLKSEGFEVVHCLDGETGLAAMAGGNFDLLVLDWMLPGVDGLEVLRELRKKNISVPVLLLTARDTKEDIVEGLDSGADDYLAKPFDLNILMARIRSLLRSRSWLTQKESVKEARFGNAYINFETFDAEVAGQQVRLSYKEAMIMKLFWEKRNQVITREELLQKVWGIEGYIQSRTVDNHIVQLRKIFEANPKNPRLILSIHGSGYKFVGQ; from the coding sequence ATGACGAATCGCATCCTGCTGATCGAAGACGACCGGAACATGGCCATGGGGCTGGAGTTCAATCTCAAATCCGAAGGCTTCGAGGTGGTGCATTGCCTGGACGGCGAAACGGGGCTGGCGGCCATGGCCGGCGGCAACTTCGATCTCCTGGTCCTGGATTGGATGCTGCCCGGCGTCGACGGCCTGGAAGTGCTGCGCGAACTTCGCAAGAAGAACATTTCGGTACCGGTGCTCCTCCTGACCGCGCGGGACACCAAGGAAGACATCGTGGAAGGGCTGGATAGCGGGGCCGACGATTACCTGGCCAAACCCTTCGACCTCAACATCCTGATGGCCCGCATCCGCTCTCTGCTGCGCAGCCGGTCCTGGCTCACCCAGAAGGAATCGGTCAAGGAGGCCCGCTTCGGCAATGCCTACATCAACTTCGAGACCTTCGATGCGGAGGTCGCGGGCCAGCAGGTGCGCCTCAGTTACAAAGAGGCCATGATCATGAAGCTCTTCTGGGAAAAGCGGAACCAGGTGATTACCCGGGAAGAACTGCTGCAGAAGGTATGGGGGATCGAGGGTTATATCCAAAGCCGAACGGTGGACAACCACATCGTGCAGCTGCGGAAGATTTTCGAGGCCAACCCCAAGAATCCCCGCCTGATCCTATCCATCCACGGATCCGGCTACAAATTCGTGGGCCAATGA
- a CDS encoding sigma-54-dependent Fis family transcriptional regulator, which translates to MILKNKETGDTHVMAHNVFTAGSGAVNNLLLSGEHVRKIHFQILKQAGQYRLMAMNGMVEINGGMVAEHLLSKGDEIKAGTDTFVVEFPEAAPAAAPEAPAGAAPTVGNPVERLLDGVIRLLDNPDKQRSSEEILSLGMELIEADGGYLFTVDGGSLSLLCSIPEDNDNYSNSAVNAALKNREAIIWSAVDGAAGGGEVSTQSLAQKNIHSILVAPLQNRMSGQIIGLLYLHRKKPDSPFSEPQRKLFARICQAVGGVLGANQAQIEQAERIETLREVKGAGDMVYSSQEMSKLVEAAKRTAASTVPVLITGETGTGKDVLANFIHAHSARGSKPFIAVNCGAIPENLIESELFGHEKGAFTGATAVQRGLFEQASTGTLFLDEVGELPLLMQVKFLRALQSGRIRRVGGNEEIAVDVRIIAATNRDLPAEIREGRFREDLYYRLNLVQLRLPPLRDREGDVLVLATHILKKACVSFNMNAAALTRAAEKALLKYTWPGNVRELENKIQKALLSSSSRVIDVESLDLPEDPDRELLSLKAAREQAEARAISLALTKARGNLTLAASFLGIDRKVLRDIMERLGIRKEEFKGLKG; encoded by the coding sequence GTGATCCTGAAGAATAAAGAGACGGGCGATACGCACGTCATGGCCCATAACGTGTTCACCGCCGGGAGCGGCGCGGTCAACAACCTGCTCCTGTCCGGGGAACACGTCCGCAAGATCCATTTCCAAATCCTGAAGCAGGCCGGGCAGTACCGGCTCATGGCGATGAACGGGATGGTGGAGATCAACGGCGGCATGGTGGCCGAACACCTGCTTTCCAAAGGCGACGAGATCAAGGCCGGGACGGATACCTTCGTGGTGGAGTTCCCGGAAGCCGCTCCCGCCGCCGCGCCCGAAGCTCCCGCCGGCGCCGCCCCCACCGTGGGCAATCCCGTCGAGCGCTTACTGGACGGCGTCATCCGCCTCCTGGACAATCCCGATAAGCAGCGCTCCTCGGAGGAGATCCTGTCGCTGGGGATGGAACTGATCGAAGCCGACGGCGGTTACCTCTTCACGGTGGACGGCGGTTCGCTTAGCCTTCTCTGCTCCATCCCCGAAGACAACGACAACTATTCCAATTCCGCGGTCAACGCGGCCCTGAAGAACCGGGAAGCCATCATCTGGTCGGCGGTGGACGGCGCGGCGGGCGGAGGCGAGGTCTCCACGCAATCCCTGGCGCAAAAGAACATCCACTCCATCCTGGTCGCGCCGCTGCAGAACCGCATGAGCGGCCAGATCATCGGGCTCCTCTATCTGCATCGCAAGAAACCGGACTCGCCTTTCTCCGAGCCCCAACGCAAGCTCTTCGCCCGCATCTGCCAGGCCGTAGGCGGCGTGCTGGGGGCCAACCAGGCGCAGATCGAGCAGGCCGAGCGCATCGAAACCTTGCGCGAGGTCAAGGGCGCGGGGGACATGGTCTATTCCTCCCAGGAAATGTCCAAGTTGGTGGAAGCGGCCAAGCGGACCGCCGCCAGCACCGTCCCGGTCCTCATCACCGGGGAGACCGGCACCGGCAAGGACGTGTTGGCCAATTTCATCCACGCGCATTCGGCGCGCGGTAGCAAGCCCTTCATCGCCGTCAATTGCGGCGCCATTCCCGAGAACCTGATCGAGAGCGAACTCTTCGGCCACGAGAAGGGCGCCTTCACCGGGGCCACCGCCGTCCAGCGCGGGCTTTTCGAACAAGCCAGCACCGGAACGCTTTTCCTCGACGAGGTGGGCGAACTGCCCTTGCTGATGCAGGTGAAATTCCTGCGCGCCTTGCAATCGGGCCGCATCCGCCGCGTCGGCGGCAACGAGGAGATCGCCGTGGACGTGCGGATCATCGCCGCCACCAACCGGGATTTGCCCGCGGAGATCCGCGAAGGCCGCTTCCGGGAGGATCTCTACTATCGCCTCAACCTGGTGCAATTGCGTTTGCCGCCCCTGCGCGATCGCGAAGGCGACGTGTTGGTCCTGGCCACCCACATCCTCAAGAAAGCCTGCGTCTCTTTCAACATGAACGCCGCCGCGCTCACGCGCGCCGCCGAGAAGGCTTTGCTCAAATACACCTGGCCCGGCAACGTACGCGAACTGGAGAACAAGATCCAGAAGGCCTTGCTCAGCTCCAGCTCGCGCGTCATCGATGTGGAGAGCCTGGATCTGCCGGAAGATCCCGATCGCGAATTGCTTTCCCTCAAGGCCGCGCGCGAACAGGCGGAAGCCCGCGCCATCAGCCTGGCGCTGACCAAGGCACGCGGGAACCTCACCTTGGCGGCCTCTTTCCTGGGCATCGATCGCAAGGTGCTGCGGGATATCATGGAACGCTTGGGGATCCGCAAAGAGGAATTCAAAGGCTTGAAGGGGTAG